gataatgatgatgatgatgatgatgataatgatgatgatgatgatgatgatgatgatgatgatgatgatgataatgatgatgatgatgatgatgatgatggtaatgatgatgatgatgatgatgatgatgatgatgatgatgatgatgataatgatgatgatgatgatgatgataatgatgatgatgatgatgataatgatgatgatgataatgatgatgatgatgataatgatgatgatgatgatgatgatgatgataatgatgatgatgatgatgataatgatgatgatgatgatgatgatgatgataatgatgatgatgatgatgatgatgatgatgatgatgataatgatgatgatgatgatgatgataatgatgatgatgataatgatgatgatgatgatgatgatgatgatgatgataatgatgatgatgatgatgatgatgatgatgataatgatgatgatgatgatgatgataatgatgatgatgataatgatgatgatgatgataatgatgatgatgatgatgatgatgatgatgatgatgatgataatgatgatgatgataatgatgatgatgatgataatgatgatgatgatgatgatgatgatgataatgatgatgatgataatgatgatgatgatgatgatgatgatgatgataatgatgatgataatgatgatgatgataatgatgatgatgatggtgatgataatgatgatgatgatgatgatgataatgatgatgatgatgataatgatgatgatgatgataatgatgatgatgatgatgatgataatgatgatgatgataatgatgatgataatgatgatgatgataatgatgatgatgatgatgataatgatgatgatgatgataatgatgatgatgatgatgataatgatgataatgataatgatgatgatgataatgatgatgatgatgatgatgatgataatgatgataatgatgatggtgatgatgatgatgatgatgataatgatgataatgatgatgatgatgatgatgataatgatgatgataatgatgataatgatgatgatgatgatgatgatgataatgatgatgataatgatgatgatgatgataatgatgatgatgatgatgataatgatgatgataatgatgatgatgatgataatgatgatgataatgatgatgatgatgatgataatgatgatgatgatgatgatgataatgatgatgatgatgatgataatgatgatgatgatgatgatgataatgatgatgatgatgatgataatgatgatgatgataatgatgatgatgatgatgatgataatgatgatgataatgatgatgatgatgatgatgatgatgatgatgatgataatgatgatgatgatgatgatgataatgatgatgatgatgatgatgatgatgatgatgataatgatgatgataatgatgataatgatgatgataatgatgatgatgatgataatgatgatgatgatgataatgataatgatgatgatgatgatgatgatgatgataatgataatgatgataatgatgatgatgatgatgatgataatgataatgatgatgataatgatgatgtcaccAGGTTGATGGTTGAGGATCATCATCATACTTCAGCTCTGACGTTTAAGAGTCAAGGTGCAGTGGTTCGACTGGCACcaggtgggatgctgaagcgctcacaAAATAGACTTTCCCCCGGATCTGAAGTTACAGGGAGGGTGGACCTCGAGGGAGGTGGACCTCGAGGGAGGTGGACCTCGAGGGAGGGTGGACCTCGAGGGAGGGTGGACCTCGAGGGAGGGTGGACCTCGAGGGAGGTGGACCTCGAGGGAGGGTGGACCTCGAGGGAGGTGGACCTCGAGGGAGGTGGACCTCGAGGGAGGGTGGACCTCGAGGGAGGTGGACCTcgagggaggtggaaagatcacTTCCTCTGTCTCTGGCACGAGGCATAATCTGAACTGAACTGAGGGAGTTCTCTACACTAACACTCGTTGCGAGAAACCATCTTCGTGGTTTGGGGAATAGGTGCAAAGGAGGCATTTGATGCTGAAAAAGAACTTTCAAGGCGATAATCGAACGCTAACACCTTTCAAGGGGATAATCGAACGCCGCACCTTTCAAGGGGATAATCGAACGCCACACCTTTCAAGGGGATAATCGAACGCCACACCTTTCAAGGGGATAATCGAACGCTACAACCTTTCAAGGGGATAATCGAACGCCACACCTTTCAAGAGGATAATCGAACGCTACAACCTTTCAAGGGGATAATCGAACGCCACACCTTTCAAGGGGATAATCGAACGCTACAACCTTTCAAGGGGATAATCGAACGCCACACCTATCCCTTCTTGgatgtatatatgatgatggtgtgtataTAACATCTGATCATCTGTTTACTTTGACTTTCCTTCGAAGGTCCCTCTTAagcgggactggagagagagagagagagagagagagagagagagagagagagagagagagagagagagagagagaagagctgatAGTGAGGAAAGTCGTTGCTTCGTGGCTGCGTCACCGAGGTCCATGAGacaaccagataacagaagacctggtggtctatgacgaggttatctgctggaggacagtacatgtgaaagtcagataacagaagacctggtggtctatgacgaggttatctgctggaggacagtacatgagaaagtcagataacagaagatctggtggtctatgacgaggttatctgctggaggacagtacatgtgaaagtcagataacagaagacctggtggtctatgacgaggttatctgctggaggacagtacatgtgaaagccagataacagaagacctggtggtctatgacgaggttatctgctggaggacagtacatgtgaaagccagataacagaagacctggtggtctatgacgaggttatctgctggaggacagtacatgtgaaagccagataacagaagacctgatggtctatgacgaggttatctgctggaggacagtacatgtgaaagccagataacagaagacctggtggtctatgattgctggaggacagtatctTAACTTCCTGATCTGGGTCAAGTGGACACAGGATAATAAAGCAAAAGGCTCCTGCTCATCCACCATTGTAGATGGTAGCAGAATAGGTAAGCAGAtgcctccctcccatccatcatcatagatggagacaagatggtTGAACAGAAGGattcctctcatccaccacaggatagtacagcagaaggctcctaccccacccaccactatagatggagacaggatagtacagcagaaggctcctccccacccaccactatagatggagacaggatagtacagcagaaggctcctccccacccaccactatagatggagacaggatagtacagcagaaggctcctccccacccaccactatagatggagacaggatagtac
This window of the Panulirus ornatus isolate Po-2019 chromosome 1, ASM3632096v1, whole genome shotgun sequence genome carries:
- the LOC139750873 gene encoding uncharacterized protein — encoded protein: SLSSSSSSSLSSSSSSSSLSSPSSSSLSSSSLSSSLS